In one window of Armatimonadota bacterium DNA:
- a CDS encoding ROK family protein, whose protein sequence is MRTNHNAKTPSDVGPERVIALDIGGTKLAAGIVARSGEVLASRRLETDRSAQPPAIMDTLESMGRGLLDDTDGPADAIGISYGGPVDYHSGVTVTCHHLDGWEGIHLRDEMESRLAAPAFMDNDANAAALAEAMFGAGKGHDYLLYLTVSSGIGGGIIAGGRVYRGATGMAGEIGHTTVLPDGPQCTCGRRGCLEALASGWSIARRAREAIAAGETDSRLAAMADEEPLTAQAVAAAAVAGDALALRIINETAEFLALGIGAAVNLLNPTLVVIGGGVSKSGAVLFDPLRVRLRNYVLDANYEAMSVVPAALGDDVGLLGGAALAWEA, encoded by the coding sequence ATGCGAACCAATCACAATGCGAAGACGCCGAGCGATGTCGGCCCGGAGCGCGTGATTGCTCTCGACATCGGCGGCACGAAACTGGCGGCAGGCATCGTCGCGCGTTCCGGGGAGGTGCTCGCCAGCCGGCGGTTGGAGACTGACCGCAGCGCGCAGCCGCCCGCGATCATGGATACGCTGGAGTCCATGGGGCGCGGGCTGTTGGATGACACCGACGGACCGGCAGACGCCATCGGCATCAGCTACGGCGGGCCGGTGGACTATCATTCCGGCGTCACCGTCACCTGTCATCACCTCGATGGCTGGGAAGGGATCCACCTGCGCGACGAGATGGAAAGCCGCCTCGCCGCGCCGGCGTTCATGGACAACGATGCCAACGCGGCGGCTCTCGCCGAGGCCATGTTCGGCGCGGGCAAAGGGCATGACTACTTGCTCTACCTGACGGTGAGCAGCGGCATCGGCGGGGGCATCATCGCGGGCGGCCGCGTCTATCGCGGGGCGACCGGCATGGCGGGCGAAATCGGCCACACGACGGTGCTGCCCGACGGGCCGCAGTGCACGTGCGGCCGCCGCGGATGCCTGGAGGCGCTCGCCTCGGGATGGTCCATCGCGCGCCGCGCCCGCGAGGCGATAGCCGCCGGTGAGACCGACTCCCGGCTGGCGGCGATGGCCGACGAGGAGCCGCTCACCGCGCAAGCCGTTGCCGCTGCGGCGGTTGCCGGGGACGCGCTCGCCCTGCGCATCATCAACGAGACGGCCGAGTTTCTTGCCCTTGGCATCGGCGCGGCGGTGAACTTGCTCAACCCAACGCTGGTCGTCATCGGCGGCGGCGTGAGTAAGTCCGGCGCCGTGCTCTTCGACCCCCTGCGCGTGCGACTGCGCAACTACGTCCTCGATGCCAACTACGAAGCGATGAGCGTCGTCCCAGCGGCTTTGGGCGACGACGTGGGGCTGCTCGGCGGGGCGGCGCTGGCGTGGGAGGCCTAG
- a CDS encoding neutral/alkaline non-lysosomal ceramidase N-terminal domain-containing protein, with translation MMKGRMLVRMACAVVVGVALLSQMTPAAASLSAGVARVSITPSLAEFPTISLAGFGERLGKPAEGVRDEIFSRALVLSDGDTKVAFVSTDLSGISPGMKDAVVAKVADLGFTADNVMLAATHSHSAPECLHPGGDAWPLGFGNFHPKFFDWTTERIAESIRMADKQDMVAGIGFASAALDGFNRNRRATGGGLVDPTMTVMKVTFAGGGPGGGATLAIVVNFTAHPTMMGADSFLISGEWPGAMSRELERRLPRRELALFFNGAEGDQTTAGDFGSGWERVDAYGKALAEQAWDLAEQADWSTEADIRISSMMWDLPKRRLSPAFMASTGQEYQLTEVDPEVLEGIMAQLFPDKVRLQAVRIGDAVLMAVPGEAITELGLQMKRDAASLGAKYPMIIGLANSAIGYILSFEQYDLGAYESGTSFYGPMLGPILVSQMKQTVRPLLPPGEE, from the coding sequence ATGATGAAAGGCAGAATGCTCGTCAGGATGGCATGCGCGGTTGTGGTGGGCGTGGCACTGCTGTCGCAGATGACGCCGGCTGCGGCAAGCTTGTCGGCGGGCGTCGCAAGGGTCAGCATCACGCCGTCGCTCGCGGAGTTTCCGACTATTTCGCTCGCCGGGTTCGGGGAGCGCCTCGGCAAGCCGGCCGAAGGCGTGCGCGACGAGATCTTCTCTCGCGCCCTCGTTCTGTCTGACGGAGACACGAAGGTCGCTTTCGTGTCCACGGACCTCAGCGGCATCTCGCCCGGCATGAAGGATGCCGTTGTGGCGAAGGTGGCTGATCTCGGCTTCACCGCTGACAACGTGATGCTTGCAGCCACGCACAGCCACTCCGCTCCCGAGTGCCTGCATCCCGGAGGCGATGCCTGGCCGCTGGGTTTCGGCAACTTCCATCCCAAGTTCTTCGACTGGACGACGGAGCGCATCGCGGAATCAATCCGCATGGCCGACAAGCAAGACATGGTGGCCGGAATCGGCTTCGCCTCAGCCGCTCTGGATGGGTTCAACCGCAATCGCCGCGCCACCGGCGGCGGGCTCGTTGACCCCACGATGACGGTCATGAAGGTCACCTTCGCAGGCGGCGGCCCCGGAGGGGGAGCTACGCTCGCGATAGTGGTGAACTTTACGGCGCACCCGACGATGATGGGCGCCGACAGCTTCCTCATCTCCGGCGAGTGGCCCGGCGCCATGAGCCGTGAACTGGAACGCCGCCTGCCACGCCGCGAGCTGGCCCTGTTCTTCAACGGCGCGGAGGGCGATCAGACTACCGCCGGCGACTTCGGCTCCGGCTGGGAACGCGTTGACGCCTATGGCAAGGCGCTCGCGGAACAGGCCTGGGATCTCGCCGAGCAGGCCGACTGGTCCACTGAGGCCGATATCCGGATCAGCAGCATGATGTGGGATCTCCCGAAGCGGCGCCTGTCGCCGGCGTTCATGGCGAGCACCGGCCAGGAATACCAGCTTACCGAGGTCGACCCCGAGGTGCTCGAGGGAATCATGGCGCAGCTCTTTCCGGACAAGGTGCGTCTCCAGGCCGTGCGCATAGGTGATGCGGTCCTGATGGCGGTGCCGGGTGAGGCGATTACGGAACTCGGGCTTCAGATGAAGCGAGATGCGGCTTCCCTGGGGGCCAAGTACCCGATGATTATCGGCCTCGCCAACAGCGCGATCGGCTACATCCTGTCATTCGAGCAGTACGATCTTGGGGCCTATGAGAGCGGGACTTCCTTCTATGGGCCAATGCTCGGACCGATCCTCGTGAGCCAGATGAAGCAGACGGTGCGCCCGCTGCTCCCGCCCGGCGAGGAGTGA
- a CDS encoding PaaI family thioesterase, whose product MSNESHYRRLENMMHSAPLVELTGARVRIGERTAEIVMPVKPQFFHAAGALHGALYFMALDNAAFFAVNSMVDDVFVLTTSFTIYLTRPVSEGTLKAVGRVVNHTRNQYIAESVLCDAEGRELARGSGVFVRSKIQLTESIGYK is encoded by the coding sequence ATGAGCAACGAATCACATTATCGTAGGCTTGAGAATATGATGCACTCCGCGCCGTTGGTCGAGCTGACGGGCGCGAGAGTACGAATCGGCGAGCGCACCGCCGAAATCGTGATGCCGGTCAAGCCGCAGTTCTTCCACGCCGCGGGCGCGTTGCACGGCGCGCTCTACTTCATGGCGCTCGACAACGCGGCGTTCTTCGCAGTCAACTCGATGGTCGACGACGTGTTCGTCCTGACCACCAGCTTCACCATTTACCTCACCCGTCCGGTGTCGGAGGGCACGCTAAAGGCGGTTGGGAGGGTCGTGAACCATACCCGCAACCAGTACATCGCGGAATCGGTGCTGTGCGACGCCGAGGGCAGAGAACTTGCCAGGGGAAGCGGCGTGTTCGTTCGAAGTAAGATACAACTGACGGAAAGCATCGGCTACAAGTAG
- a CDS encoding trypsin-like peptidase domain-containing protein, with protein sequence MRFRPPMHHRGRTGVAVILLVLVIVGALVVWLIARGGTGAGAFFTEGPGAATEEDISRAVAKVAPAVVRINTTVGGGPEAVVKGLFGGSPEGILPRRGQGSGVIINGRRGYVLTNAHVARGAREIQVTLPDGRSFNGKVVGADSVTDIALVQIKGNNLPQAELGSAERLPVGSWVVAVGNPFGLENTVTAGVLSGKGRTIVGEGAIAVTDLLQTDAAINRGNSGGALIDLRGQVVGMPTAIVPYARGIGFAVAIDTAKAVIPELVRTGKVSHAWLGISYTTRMRDEGVVIQQVLPGTPAAKSGLKPGDVIETLQGKQVRDTEDVARIMRRKRPGDTLELTVLRQGERRTVTVHLGEMPELS encoded by the coding sequence TTGCGCTTCCGACCGCCGATGCATCATCGAGGACGCACAGGCGTCGCCGTCATCCTTCTCGTGCTCGTCATCGTCGGGGCGCTCGTGGTTTGGCTGATCGCGCGTGGGGGCACCGGCGCGGGAGCTTTCTTCACTGAGGGCCCCGGCGCGGCGACCGAGGAAGACATCAGCCGCGCAGTGGCCAAGGTGGCTCCGGCGGTCGTGCGCATCAATACGACGGTCGGCGGCGGGCCGGAGGCTGTCGTCAAAGGCCTGTTCGGCGGCAGCCCCGAGGGGATTCTGCCGCGCCGCGGGCAGGGCTCGGGCGTCATCATCAACGGGCGCCGCGGGTATGTCTTGACCAACGCCCACGTCGCGCGCGGGGCGCGCGAAATCCAGGTGACGCTGCCCGACGGCCGGAGCTTCAATGGCAAAGTGGTCGGCGCCGACTCGGTCACCGATATCGCGTTGGTGCAGATCAAGGGTAACAACCTTCCGCAGGCCGAACTCGGCAGCGCGGAGCGCCTGCCCGTCGGCAGTTGGGTCGTCGCAGTGGGCAACCCGTTTGGGCTGGAGAACACGGTGACCGCCGGCGTGTTGAGCGGCAAGGGGCGGACGATCGTCGGCGAAGGCGCCATTGCGGTCACGGATCTGCTGCAGACCGACGCGGCGATCAACCGTGGCAACAGCGGCGGCGCGCTGATCGACCTGCGCGGACAAGTCGTCGGGATGCCGACGGCGATTGTCCCGTACGCGCGGGGTATCGGCTTCGCAGTTGCCATTGATACGGCGAAGGCCGTCATCCCGGAGCTGGTGCGCACCGGCAAGGTCTCTCATGCATGGCTGGGGATCTCATACACGACGCGCATGCGAGACGAAGGTGTCGTCATCCAGCAGGTACTGCCGGGCACGCCCGCCGCGAAGTCCGGCCTCAAACCGGGAGACGTGATCGAAACGCTGCAAGGCAAACAGGTGCGCGATACCGAAGACGTCGCTCGGATCATGCGCCGAAAGCGCCCCGGCGACACGCTGGAACTCACCGTCCTGCGCCAGGGCGAACGGCGCACCGTAACCGTGCACCTCGGCGAGATGCCGGAACTCAGTTAG
- the pgeF gene encoding peptidoglycan editing factor PgeF, translating into MHRTAVADIPVYQFELIAAAEEVIHGVTTRHGGVSAPPFDSLNLSLHVGDSPERVIENRRRLCLALDLDFRKYTVPQEIGGDAIHVVSDRDAGAGRVTLEDWIPGTDALVVAEPGITIAITVADCAPIVLYDAENHIGALVHAGGSGTSAAIAAKAVRFLAAQCGSRPAALLAGIGPAIGPCCYEVTEEIARDVSAGFPYREPVVQQRNGRWYANLEEANRQQLVESGLDEDRVERCGLCTACRTDEFYSDRQEGRPTGRFVAVLCLR; encoded by the coding sequence GTGCACCGTACCGCTGTCGCTGATATCCCGGTGTATCAGTTCGAGTTGATCGCGGCCGCCGAAGAAGTCATACACGGCGTGACGACGCGTCACGGCGGGGTCAGCGCGCCACCCTTTGACAGCCTGAACCTGAGCCTCCATGTCGGCGACAGCCCCGAACGCGTCATCGAGAACCGCCGGCGCTTGTGTCTGGCGCTCGACCTCGATTTCCGGAAATACACGGTGCCGCAGGAGATCGGCGGCGATGCGATCCACGTGGTGAGCGACCGCGATGCGGGAGCCGGCCGCGTGACGCTCGAGGACTGGATCCCGGGCACGGACGCGCTGGTCGTTGCCGAGCCGGGCATCACGATTGCCATCACCGTCGCGGACTGCGCGCCGATTGTGCTCTATGACGCGGAGAATCACATCGGCGCCCTAGTGCATGCCGGAGGGAGCGGCACCTCCGCGGCGATTGCGGCCAAGGCGGTGCGGTTCCTCGCGGCCCAATGCGGCAGCCGGCCTGCGGCGCTGCTCGCGGGCATCGGGCCCGCCATCGGCCCCTGCTGCTACGAGGTCACCGAGGAGATCGCACGTGATGTCAGCGCGGGATTCCCGTACCGGGAGCCCGTGGTGCAGCAGCGCAACGGGCGGTGGTATGCGAACCTCGAGGAGGCGAATCGCCAGCAATTGGTCGAATCCGGGCTGGACGAAGATCGCGTTGAACGGTGCGGACTGTGTACCGCCTGCCGCACCGACGAATTCTACTCTGATCGACAAGAAGGAAGGCCGACCGGCCGCTTCGTAGCTGTTCTATGTCTCCGGTGA
- a CDS encoding FAD-dependent oxidoreductase: MQLPTIDESRYDPCDVVVAGGGMAGIAAAIAAARSGASTVLVEKAGWLGGMGITGATGLHTFFNVFDGHPGAERMRVVGGVAQELVDSVQHLGGGVGHVRMERGGDFVSMLTPVEPEAFKLAAARMCLEAGVRLLLHTVMDEVHASAGHIDGVVVWNKAGRSLIRAKQCVDCTGDGDLAAYAGAEFVHFKAGERGAYSAGFTFRLCNVDLAEIERDLDSRGLVTQLAHAVKPGANAPDLVRLGIDMRKLGEETGAPVPHYFLSSSVRPRELTYCNCINYGPNDGLDVDALTSAETTLRGQMFEVVELFRKHAAGCGECYAAGPAPSVGQRRARAVRCEYELTQQDCTQGAQFDDQVGCFGFIDNSEYAVREAGAYGIPYRALIPLGVDNLLIAGRMMTVDLVAHNSTRNTVCCLICGEAAGTAAAMATAAGHTPREVDAEALRRRLLDGKVVLRPRPEPLPGG, from the coding sequence ATGCAACTCCCTACCATTGACGAGAGCCGTTACGATCCGTGCGACGTCGTGGTGGCCGGCGGCGGGATGGCCGGCATCGCGGCAGCGATAGCGGCCGCGCGCAGCGGCGCAAGCACGGTTCTGGTCGAGAAAGCCGGCTGGCTCGGCGGCATGGGCATCACCGGCGCCACCGGGTTGCACACGTTCTTCAATGTCTTCGACGGCCATCCAGGCGCGGAGCGTATGCGCGTCGTCGGAGGCGTAGCGCAGGAACTCGTGGACAGCGTTCAGCACCTCGGCGGCGGCGTGGGGCACGTGCGCATGGAGCGCGGCGGCGACTTCGTCAGCATGCTCACGCCCGTGGAGCCGGAGGCGTTCAAGCTGGCTGCGGCGCGCATGTGTCTCGAAGCGGGCGTGAGGCTGCTGCTGCATACCGTGATGGACGAAGTCCACGCGAGCGCCGGGCATATAGACGGCGTCGTCGTGTGGAACAAGGCGGGGCGCAGCTTGATCCGCGCCAAGCAGTGTGTTGACTGTACCGGTGACGGCGATCTGGCGGCGTATGCCGGCGCGGAATTCGTCCACTTCAAGGCCGGTGAGCGCGGCGCCTATTCAGCCGGGTTCACGTTTCGGCTGTGCAACGTGGATCTAGCGGAAATTGAACGGGATCTCGATTCGCGCGGCCTCGTCACGCAGCTCGCGCATGCGGTCAAGCCGGGAGCGAACGCCCCCGACCTCGTGCGGCTCGGCATTGACATGAGGAAACTCGGCGAAGAGACCGGCGCGCCCGTGCCGCACTACTTCCTGTCGTCTTCCGTGCGTCCGCGCGAGCTAACCTACTGCAACTGCATCAACTACGGGCCCAACGACGGCCTCGATGTTGACGCCTTGACCTCCGCGGAAACGACGCTGCGCGGGCAGATGTTCGAGGTCGTGGAACTGTTCCGCAAGCATGCCGCGGGATGCGGGGAGTGCTACGCCGCCGGACCGGCGCCGTCGGTCGGGCAGCGCCGCGCGCGCGCCGTTCGCTGCGAGTATGAGTTGACGCAGCAGGACTGCACGCAGGGCGCTCAATTCGACGATCAAGTTGGCTGTTTCGGATTCATAGACAACAGCGAGTATGCCGTGCGCGAGGCGGGCGCGTACGGGATACCTTATCGCGCGCTGATCCCGCTTGGCGTGGACAACCTGCTGATCGCGGGCCGCATGATGACGGTGGATCTGGTGGCGCACAACAGCACGCGGAATACGGTCTGCTGCCTGATTTGCGGCGAGGCCGCAGGCACGGCGGCGGCAATGGCGACCGCGGCGGGTCACACCCCGCGCGAGGTAGATGCCGAGGCGCTGCGTCGGCGGCTCTTAGATGGCAAGGTCGTGCTCCGGCCGCGGCCGGAGCCACTACCGGGGGGGTAG